In Rhodopirellula islandica, one DNA window encodes the following:
- a CDS encoding four helix bundle protein encodes MRDHRKLRAFELADELVLAVYRVTKTFPKDEMFGLTSQVRRASVSVASNIVEGCARQSQADFVRFLDMAFGSLREAEYQLTIADRLGYTDPDESKRLAGVADEAARVLAGLIKSLRKS; translated from the coding sequence ATGAGAGATCACCGGAAGCTTCGTGCCTTTGAGCTTGCAGATGAACTTGTTTTGGCTGTCTATCGCGTGACCAAGACATTTCCGAAAGACGAAATGTTCGGTCTGACATCGCAAGTTCGAAGAGCCTCGGTGTCAGTCGCATCGAACATCGTCGAAGGATGCGCAAGGCAATCACAAGCAGATTTCGTTCGTTTTCTTGACATGGCATTCGGATCACTTCGCGAGGCGGAGTATCAACTGACCATCGCGGATCGACTCGGCTACACAGATCCCGATGAAAGCAAGCGGCTCGCCGGTGTTGCCGACGAAGCCGCTCGCGTTCTCGCGGGATTGATCAAGTCACTGAGGAAGTCGTAA
- a CDS encoding ARPP-1 family domain-containing protein gives MPFFRKTRDSRLKTTIREVLRGCEAGRLQSVGYMQVIPLVSDLNDDRFVSPVQCDADVYTTSYGTLGFRNSSDSVMIVPCHAGYVVKQHAQDHAMAHAGVVAAAGDRRYDTAACIQASQGGFIKKGSYRMLILPHALREHALQKRGEKNYQKLWDDISVFNQRFGVNGQGHLEYFLKAFKKELDEFVAEFECVPRQVGAIVLVDNRVVGIERTPSHEYWLSIWPSLIRECYGSLAIEAAKANGDRAPDRSPRVQLPVEIASLDELESLIAEIASQEDERARSTVRELLGEPLDLQYEETVSDRRVGADVSIDTATSEHFTGQVIRDGDKIVYASLPATSAFVKSQEWTRAEPFSI, from the coding sequence ATGCCATTCTTCCGCAAGACTCGAGACTCACGACTCAAGACTACCATCCGCGAGGTCCTGCGCGGATGCGAGGCCGGCCGCCTGCAGAGCGTTGGCTACATGCAAGTCATCCCGCTTGTCAGCGATTTGAACGACGATCGATTCGTATCGCCGGTGCAGTGCGATGCGGATGTCTACACGACCAGCTACGGGACGCTCGGCTTCCGCAACTCGAGCGATTCGGTGATGATCGTTCCGTGCCATGCCGGCTATGTCGTTAAGCAGCACGCACAGGACCACGCGATGGCGCACGCCGGCGTGGTCGCTGCTGCTGGCGATCGCCGGTACGACACGGCGGCCTGCATCCAGGCATCGCAAGGTGGATTCATCAAGAAGGGTTCGTACCGCATGTTGATTCTGCCGCACGCGTTGCGCGAGCACGCGTTGCAGAAGCGAGGCGAGAAGAACTACCAGAAGCTGTGGGACGACATCTCGGTGTTCAACCAGCGATTCGGAGTGAACGGTCAAGGTCACCTCGAGTACTTCTTGAAGGCATTCAAGAAGGAACTGGATGAGTTCGTCGCCGAGTTCGAGTGCGTTCCGCGGCAAGTCGGTGCGATCGTCTTGGTCGATAACCGCGTTGTCGGCATCGAGCGGACACCGTCTCACGAATACTGGCTGAGCATTTGGCCAAGCCTGATTCGCGAGTGCTACGGATCGTTGGCGATCGAAGCGGCAAAGGCAAACGGAGATCGAGCACCAGACCGATCGCCGCGAGTGCAACTGCCGGTCGAGATCGCATCGCTCGACGAGCTGGAATCGTTGATCGCCGAGATCGCTTCGCAAGAAGACGAACGAGCCCGATCAACGGTCCGCGAGCTACTCGGCGAACCACTTGACTTGCAATACGAAGAAACGGTGTCTGACCGACGGGTTGGGGCCGACGTGTCGATCGACACCGCAACCTCGGAACACTTCACCGGCCAAGTGATCCGCGACGGCGACAAGATCGTCTACGCATCACTTCCAGCCACGAGTGCCTTCGTCAAGAGTCAAGAGTGGACACGAGCCGAGCCCTTCTCGATCTGA
- a CDS encoding 3-keto-disaccharide hydrolase, whose translation MNVNADRARLKSLGQGRNDAGGEMGYSDRLSLARYFSFKSLLMRLLCFTSWCVFWVGFLAPAVSRSDDAIGVGARPIAGAELILDGSREMLDEKWTYWEGPRFSSSLPIKWKVVEDPVDDGSTIMTDDPAAAGGKYGTADIVTQQKFRDFRLHVEFLIPNAGGNSGVYLQNRYEIQILDGDKTKHGLGAVINETPSPYHAYNGLGKWNAYDIQFRAARFEQGKLSEKPMVTMYFNGEKVHLNQQINKVWGGANSGIDGGNDNGFGITDTPGGIKLQCEGHEVLYRNIWIKPIELSDPSTDF comes from the coding sequence ATGAACGTCAATGCTGATCGGGCGCGTCTGAAGTCACTGGGGCAAGGACGAAACGATGCCGGTGGAGAAATGGGCTATAGTGATCGATTGTCGCTAGCCCGTTATTTCTCGTTCAAGAGCCTGCTGATGCGTCTTCTCTGCTTCACTTCATGGTGTGTTTTCTGGGTCGGGTTTCTTGCGCCGGCGGTTTCCAGGAGTGACGATGCGATTGGTGTCGGTGCCCGGCCGATTGCGGGAGCAGAGCTGATCCTTGATGGGTCGCGAGAAATGCTGGACGAGAAATGGACTTACTGGGAAGGCCCTCGGTTCAGTTCTTCGCTGCCTATCAAATGGAAGGTGGTCGAAGATCCGGTGGACGATGGATCGACGATCATGACTGATGATCCAGCCGCCGCAGGGGGCAAGTACGGAACCGCCGATATCGTGACCCAACAGAAATTTCGTGACTTTCGATTGCACGTCGAGTTTTTGATTCCGAACGCGGGTGGCAATAGCGGCGTTTACCTGCAGAACCGCTACGAGATTCAGATTCTTGATGGCGACAAGACCAAGCATGGACTTGGTGCTGTGATCAACGAAACGCCCTCGCCCTATCATGCCTACAACGGGCTCGGCAAATGGAATGCTTACGACATCCAATTTCGGGCGGCTCGATTTGAACAGGGCAAGCTTTCCGAGAAGCCAATGGTGACGATGTACTTCAATGGTGAAAAGGTTCATCTCAATCAGCAGATCAACAAAGTTTGGGGCGGAGCCAATTCAGGAATTGACGGTGGCAACGACAACGGATTTGGAATCACGGACACTCCCGGTGGCATTAAATTGCAGTGTGAGGGTCACGAAGTGCTCTACCGAAACATCTGGATCAAGCCGATCGAACTGAGCGACCCTAGCACGGATTTTTAG
- a CDS encoding macro domain-containing protein, which translates to MKIKTQVGDVLQTPADVLISTANPWLNLSGGVNGAILSAVGPVIQGELHLHLKNLGVSAVPAGTVVQSQSGGLPFRCILHAVAIDPFYDSSVDLVRGTLTKALDMAVDLGAMAVSAPTLATGYGPMSIAEFGKALSPLANERRFDSLALTVVVRSKGDRSELDQALIFFSDSRMVE; encoded by the coding sequence ATGAAGATCAAAACGCAGGTCGGTGATGTGCTGCAGACTCCCGCCGACGTTCTGATCTCCACGGCGAACCCATGGCTAAATCTGTCGGGCGGTGTCAACGGAGCGATCTTGTCCGCGGTTGGACCAGTCATTCAAGGCGAATTGCATTTGCACCTGAAAAACCTCGGCGTGTCTGCTGTCCCCGCCGGAACGGTGGTTCAGAGCCAGTCCGGCGGACTGCCGTTTCGTTGCATCCTACACGCGGTTGCGATTGATCCGTTCTATGATTCATCGGTTGACCTTGTGCGAGGAACACTTACCAAAGCACTGGACATGGCGGTTGATCTGGGAGCCATGGCGGTTTCCGCACCAACGCTCGCGACTGGCTATGGCCCGATGTCGATTGCTGAGTTTGGCAAGGCATTGTCTCCGCTCGCGAATGAACGACGCTTTGACTCGTTGGCATTGACGGTCGTCGTTCGTTCGAAGGGTGACCGATCGGAACTCGACCAGGCGTTAATTTTTTTCAGCGATTCACGGATGGTCGAGTGA
- a CDS encoding dual specificity protein phosphatase family protein: MLDGTGATAKELRELANEIQQMPKPVLIHCAQGHGRTGLVASAVLLVSGAAQTASDAIAMVQAVRPGIELNATQRSILEQVQ, translated from the coding sequence ATGTTGGATGGTACGGGTGCGACCGCCAAAGAACTCCGCGAGCTAGCCAACGAAATTCAGCAAATGCCCAAACCGGTGCTGATTCATTGCGCCCAAGGCCACGGAAGAACAGGCTTGGTAGCGTCAGCGGTGCTTCTCGTGTCAGGAGCAGCGCAAACAGCGTCCGACGCGATCGCAATGGTCCAAGCCGTGAGGCCAGGAATCGAATTGAACGCCACTCAAAGATCCATCTTGGAGCAAGTCCAATGA
- a CDS encoding ADP-ribosylglycohydrolase family protein translates to MTRNAITGCILGIAIGDALGLPYEGVSTQRAPKLLGPPDRYRFFFRRGMISDDTEHTCMVAQSLIEANGDVDRFARLFASRLRWWILALPAGVGKATARAGIKLWLGATPATSGVFSAGNGPAMRAAIFGAAIDDVPQMLEFVRVSSRVTHSDPKAEFGAIAVAFAARHSRVHKQVDANLWLSDVVNAVGDDASELTNLLHRSVDSVSAGESTKSFADSLGLSKGITGYTYHTVPVVIHAWLSHSEDFLQAVTAIIECGGDADTTAAIMGGIVGAGVGEAGIPSNWINRIWEYPRSIAWMRSLGESLAVVDLVKDPSVEGSITRSTTRAPRINPIAVLFRNLLFLLIVLFHGFRRLAPPY, encoded by the coding sequence ATGACCCGCAACGCCATCACCGGATGCATTCTGGGAATTGCTATTGGCGACGCACTCGGCTTGCCATACGAAGGCGTTTCCACGCAGCGTGCTCCAAAGTTGCTTGGGCCGCCCGACCGGTACCGGTTCTTTTTCCGGCGTGGCATGATCTCGGACGATACCGAACACACCTGCATGGTGGCTCAATCGCTGATCGAAGCTAACGGCGATGTGGATCGATTCGCACGTCTCTTCGCGAGTCGACTGCGATGGTGGATTCTGGCTTTGCCGGCGGGCGTCGGGAAAGCAACGGCGCGTGCGGGCATCAAGCTTTGGTTGGGTGCAACGCCCGCTACCTCCGGCGTCTTCTCGGCAGGCAATGGACCGGCGATGCGAGCCGCGATCTTCGGCGCGGCGATCGACGACGTGCCGCAGATGCTCGAATTCGTGCGTGTTTCCTCGCGTGTCACACACAGTGATCCCAAAGCGGAGTTCGGTGCGATCGCGGTGGCGTTTGCCGCTCGACACTCTCGCGTTCACAAACAGGTCGATGCGAACCTGTGGCTGTCCGATGTTGTCAACGCAGTGGGTGACGACGCTTCGGAGTTGACCAATCTCTTGCATCGATCCGTCGATAGCGTTTCGGCTGGCGAATCAACCAAGTCGTTTGCAGATTCGCTTGGGCTATCCAAAGGCATCACCGGCTACACGTACCACACCGTCCCGGTCGTCATTCACGCTTGGTTGTCGCACTCGGAAGACTTCCTACAAGCGGTCACCGCCATCATCGAATGCGGCGGCGATGCCGATACGACCGCGGCAATCATGGGCGGGATCGTGGGTGCCGGTGTCGGGGAAGCCGGCATCCCGTCCAATTGGATCAACCGCATTTGGGAATACCCACGAAGCATCGCCTGGATGCGATCACTTGGTGAAAGCCTAGCCGTAGTGGATCTTGTCAAAGATCCCAGTGTGGAAGGATCTATAACAAGATCCACTACAAGAGCTCCACGTATCAATCCGATCGCGGTGTTGTTTCGCAATCTGCTCTTCTTACTCATCGTCCTCTTCCACGGTTTCCGCCGACTCGCACCGCCTTACTGA